The Corallincola holothuriorum genomic interval AATCTAAATGATTCGTTTTCGCCACGGGGCTATGTGTGAAAATTTCTAATACGTATTTACAACTGGGTACTGCTTTCTCTGAATCGATTAATCCGCTTCCCGTTGCCGATCCCCATCTATTACTCTGGAATCTATCTCTGGCAGATCAGCTAGCCCTATCGCAGGGGCTACCCGACAACGAAAACGCCCTTGCTCAATTATTTTCTGGCAACGACCTACTGCCAGAGGCATCACCCATCGCCTGCGTTTATGCAGGTCATCAATTTGGTCAGTTCAATCCCCAACTGGGGGACGGCCGCGCCCATCTGTTGTGCGAATTTGTCGATGACCATCAACAACGCTGGGATCTGCAACTCAAAGGCTCTGGCCCTACCCGTTATTCCCGCCGTGGCGATGGCCGCTGCGCCCTCGGCCCCGCCATACGGGAATACCTGATGAGTGAAGCGCTGCATGCTCTGGGCGTACCCACTACGCGCTGTTTAGCCGTGGTCACCACTGGCGAAACCGTCTACCGCGACTTACCCAAGCCCGGTGCCGTGGTCACCCGTATCGCCAGCAGCCATATCCGCGTGGGCAGCTTTCAATACTTTGCCGCCAAGGGGGATGTCGTTTCCCTAAAAACATTGACCGACTATACGATTGACCGCCATTTCCCCACATTAAAGGCAGCCGCCAACCCGGTGCTGGAATTACTTGGAGCGGTGATGGATAAACAGGTCACCCTGATCGTCGAATGGATGCGTATCGGCTTTATTCATGGTGTGATGAATACCGATAACACCGCGATCTCAGGCGAAACCATCGATTTTGGCCCCTGTGCCATGCTGGGCATCTACCACC includes:
- a CDS encoding protein adenylyltransferase SelO codes for the protein MKISNTYLQLGTAFSESINPLPVADPHLLLWNLSLADQLALSQGLPDNENALAQLFSGNDLLPEASPIACVYAGHQFGQFNPQLGDGRAHLLCEFVDDHQQRWDLQLKGSGPTRYSRRGDGRCALGPAIREYLMSEALHALGVPTTRCLAVVTTGETVYRDLPKPGAVVTRIASSHIRVGSFQYFAAKGDVVSLKTLTDYTIDRHFPTLKAAANPVLELLGAVMDKQVTLIVEWMRIGFIHGVMNTDNTAISGETIDFGPCAMLGIYHPGTVYSSIDSGGRYAFGAQPSICRWNMARLAEALLPLIDEDQDKALAQAEALIADFSPRFEQAYQTMLGAKLGLDEIQQTDVALITELLEQMQEQQLDYTQTFHQLTRSLTEQQIATKLQDTLGNWYGQWRQRIGNDSKQQQAAQALMQQSNPVVIPRNHHVEAVLQACELTNSSAPADALLKVLRSPYQMLAETADYQDLPTDNDRHYQTFCGT